TCGAGTACGACCAGGACGCTGAGACGCTCATCAGCGGCCTCTCGGTCAACTACGACGATGACGACGTGGAGATCGAGCTGAAGAGGGCTCACGTGGACATGTACGTGAGGAAGCTCAAGGAGAGGCAGCGGCGCAAGAACATCGCGCGAGATTATAACTTGGTACCGGCCTTCCTAGGGAAGGACAAAAAGGACAAGGAGAAAACTCCCAAACGGAAGATcacaaaggaagagaaggagttGAGGTTGAAACTGAGGCCTTTGTACCAGTTCATGTCTTGTAAGGAGTTTGAAGACTTCTTTGAGAACATGCACAAGGAGAGGATACTTCGAGCGAAGATTCGGGAGCTGCAGCGGTACCGGCGGAACGGGATCACCAAAATGGAGGAGTCGGCAGAGTACGAGGCGGCCCGGCACAAACGggaaaagaggaaggagaaCAAGAACATAGCTAGTtccaagagagggaaggaagagggtAAAGAAGGTGAATTTGCTGCCATTGAAAACCTGCCTGGCTTTGAACTCTTGTCGGACAGGGAAAAggtgctctgcagctctctgaacTTGAGTCCTGCACGTTATGTGACTGTAAAAACTATCATCATTAAAGACCATCTCCAAAAAAGACAAGGAATTCCTTCAAAGAGTCGCCTTCCCAGTTACTTAGATAAGGTACtgaagaaaaggattttaaacTTTCTGACAGAAAGTGGTTGGATATCCAGGGATGCTTCATGAAATTCAGCTGATCtcaaaaaacacagcagaggcCCATTACAGCCTCAAGGACTTcgttattttttccttccctccccaaagATACAGAAACCATGTCgcttaaaaacacaaaagagCAAATACATAAACCTCCACAGTCATCCTGATCCATGGTGGTTTAAATAGACTTTTGCTTTGGATCATGGAAAATACTTAATTGTGAAACTTCTACATTGGATTTCACTGCTTTTGGTACATTCTtagaacagattttttcatGTGAACTTACTCAAGTCCGGTAGTCCCAGAGTAGTTGCTTTAGTCCGTACTATTGGATAAATGAATATCAGTGTAAtccttgcttttctttgaaGGTAGGAGATAGtttcattcactggaaactttCTTCaccctttgttttgttttttttttggcataatGCTGGCAGCAAAGTGAAGCTTACAGAAGTCCTGTGCTCAGgagcaggtgagcagggacTTTGGTGAGCAGTGCTAAGCTTTTGGAACATTGTCCTTCGTGACTACAGCCGAGGCGTGGGGACGCCGGGATGAGAGTTCAGGAgtacagcagggctgagctgtggcaggcagtggaaggaagggaggaaatggGGTAGCTGAGATGCCTCCAGGGACTTGTGCTGTGGAGGGGGGTTCTTGAAGAGCTCCCAGCTGATCCGGGCATTGTTTTGACCCGAGTTTCCTGAAACAGACCCCTCTGAAGAGTTGACGTTTCCTGCTTGGTACTGGAGTGTCAGGaatccccagcagctgtggtgctCTGCTCCAGAGGAGGGGTCAGCTACAGCAAGGTACCTGATTTGGGCCAGAAATGGCATTTGGGAGAGTAGGCAGTGAGGTGTTTAGCAGAAGTTGAGAGCCTCAGGCAGCAAAATCACTGTTTTTTCCTTACTGGGGGAGTCTGCGTATCCTCCTTTGGGATCTTAACTGCTGAGCTCATGGAGGCTGAGGAGGTGTAGCTGCCTCCTGAATTTCGTTGGGAAGTCAGGGAAAGGGAGCAAGATTCTCAAATGGGTTGTGATGGCTGAGATTggtctttaaaaacaaaaataacaattgATGCAGATTTGGTCAAAATGCACATAGCATTCCCAAATTTGGTTAACCAGCCCCTGCAGGCTGAATTGCACATACCTTGAAATGTACCAGCCCAGGCCCATTGAATCTGAGTTTACTGACAGGAAGAAGGGCAGTGCACCTTGGGAGGGATCTCCTCCAGTTCTGGCAGCGGCTGCCTggagtgctgctggagccagcaccagctgggatGTAGCACAGTGGGAAACACAAATgcccagcccacagcagtgTTCTAGTAAGATCTGTTGATTAAGGGGAATGTTGAAggagaattagaaaaaaaattttctgcCCATTTCATCCTTCAATTCCCTGCTGGTATTTAACCAAATGAATAAAAACCAGTGGTTGCCACATGGAAGATGGAACAGTTACTTGTGCCTAAGCCTCTCTGCTGGTCGTGTCTGGAGCAggaagctgtggctggaggCGGGCTGGGCAGGTCTGGAGTGCAGTACCAAACTTGGAACCTGACTGGCTTCAAGGCCAGGCCTGGAAATGTCATCTTGCTTTGATGCTTTGAGCTGTAGTCAGTGAGGATACCACAAAATCTTAAAACAGTATTAATTCTGCAGTTTGGCAGGGTATTCTGATCAGAACTGGGTTTCATTTAATACATCCAGCATTACCAAACTAGTGTTACCAGTGAGTTTAGAATAAAAGGGTTTAGAAAGAGTTTAGAACAATTACAAAGCCAgcatttctaaggaaaaaaaaccaaaactctagtgcctttttcttttgagCTTATGTTATGTCCCTTCAAAAAAGGTAAGGGCTATGTCCTCTGGGATGTAATACTTTGTTTGGCTTATCTGTAAGTGGTTT
The genomic region above belongs to Molothrus aeneus isolate 106 chromosome 4, BPBGC_Maene_1.0, whole genome shotgun sequence and contains:
- the TADA2B gene encoding transcriptional adapter 2-beta, with the translated sequence MAELGKKYCVYCLAEVSPLRFRCTECADIELCPECFSAGAEIGPHRRWHGYQLVDGGRFTLWGAEAEGGWSSREEQLLLDAIEQFGFGNWEDMAAHVGASRTPQEVMEHYVSMYIHGNLGKACIPDTIPNRVTDHTCPSGGPLSPSLTTPLPPLDISVAEQQQLGYMPLRDDYEIEYDQDAETLISGLSVNYDDDDVEIELKRAHVDMYVRKLKERQRRKNIARDYNLVPAFLGKDKKDKEKTPKRKITKEEKELRLKLRPLYQFMSCKEFEDFFENMHKERILRAKIRELQRYRRNGITKMEESAEYEAARHKREKRKENKNIASSKRGKEEGKEGEFAAIENLPGFELLSDREKVLCSSLNLSPARYVTVKTIIIKDHLQKRQGIPSKSRLPSYLDKVLKKRILNFLTESGWISRDAS